DNA from Rhodopirellula islandica:
AGCAAATGCCGTGCAGCGCCACCGCGGCGAGCAACATCCACGTGACTTGATCTGGTGCGCCATACGCGAACAGAGCGTAACGCAACACCCAACAAGCCATCCCAACCAAGATCATCACTTTGACGCCTAAACGGCGGAAGAAGAACGGGATCAGCAACATGAAGATGATTTCGGACATCTGCCCGATTGTCATCGTCGCCGCCGGTTCCGCGAATCCGGTTTGGCTCAGGTACGTGGCTGTCATGCCGTAGTAGTAAGCCAAAGGAATGCAAATCAACGTCGAGCAAGCCGCGAAGATCAGGAAGTTCCAATCTTTCAGCAACGCAAATGCATCGACCATGAACAGCGACCGCATGTCCATCGGCTTGCCTTTGAGCGGTGGCGGGGTGTGCGGCAAAAAGAAACACAACACACCCAACGCGAGCGAGCTGACCGCACCGAGCCAAAAGATGTTGTACGACGAGGACCAACCCAAGATCCCGACCGTCAAGCCCGCAGCGATCCAGCCGATCGTGCCCCAAACGCGAATCTTCGGGAAATCGTTTTGACTGGGGATGTTCGAAAATGCGATCGTGTTGCCCAGTCCCAGTGTCGGCATGTAACACAGGAGGTACGCCAAGATCATCCAGACCAAAGTCTTGCCAGCGGTGTTCTCCTCCGCTTGCGAGGCGCTGAAGGCCTCCGCATCGTAGGTGCCCGCAGCACGCATGGCATCGGCGGTCTCATTGGCAAACGCTGAAGCACTTTCCGCCATTCCTGGGATCAATAGCATGATGCCGCCGCCAACCAGCATCAGCGATCCCATCACACGTTCGCTCGCAAAGAACCGGTCGGCGACCAATCCCAAGAACAAGGGAGCGAAGATTGCTGCGAGGGGAGCCGCTTCATAGGCACCGCCAATGAACGCTCCCAACAAATTCGAATCCATCGCAGCGGACAGGCTCGCGAACCAAGCTCCCCACGCGAAGAATTGGAGGAACATCATCAGCGACAACGATGGGACGATCCATCTGGCGGCGGACTGGGAGTTGGATTCTGCGTCTTGCATTTGAGTCAGCACTGGGAAACGAGGCAGGAGGTTTCAAGGTGAGCTTTCCGGCTGCGGCCGGCGCTCTCGCAAGTGGGGAGCCACGCGATGGCGGCCGCGGGTCGGCCCATCTTAAGACAATTCGCAGGAGCCGTGTCTCGACTCAGCCTCAGTTTGTCGATTGCCTGCCCAAGCCAAACCGACTGTTGCGAATGCTGAACGCAGAGCAGGCTGTCGATGGATTTGCCCCGGTCTTCCTCAGTGGATCAATCGTTGCCCAACACGCATGCGAGCGGATTGGCCGGAGCCCTTGCCGGCCAGTGGCGAACCGATCTGCCTCCGCGGTCAGGCAAACCCGAGGGGCTTTGCGATCGATGAACAAACCCTTTGAAGGTCACGCACCCGGCGGGCTCCAGGTCCTGCCGATCATCGAGGCTCGCCCCACAACAGGTGGTTTCCTGCCACCGCTGGCGTCGATCGCGTTAGACTACGGTCGCGGTGGTTGCCATTGTCATTCCCCTCACTCGAAGGAGACGCGTCGTGTTGTTTGTGCCGATCTCGACCGACGCGCCCATTTATCACTGGCCGATCGCCACCGTCAGCCTGATCGTTGCCAATGTGCTCGCCTTCAGTGTTTGCGTCTGGGGGCTGGTCACTGGAAACATTGACTACGAAACGTTGGAACGCTTCGCTCTTTCGTACGAAACGATCCATCCGGTCCAGTGGGTGACCAGCGTTTTTCTGCACGCTGGTCCGTTTCACTTGATGGGCAACATGTTCTTCCTGTGGGCGTTCGGTCTGATCGTGGAAGGCAAAGTTGGTGCGTGGAAGTTCTTGCTCATCTATTTGGGCATTGCTGTTGGCGAATGCGTTGTCGAACAGCTGATGATGTTGGTCCTCGTCGGCGAAGGGTATTCACTGGGGGCCTCCTCAGCCGTGTTCGGATTGATGATGATTGCTTTGATTTGGGCACCTGAAAACGACGTCGAATGTGTGTTGGTCTTTGGGTTGTTCTTGCTCATCCGAGCCTTCGCGTTTGAAATCAAAGTCGTCACGCTCGCGATGCTGTTCTTGTTTCTGCAAGTCGTTGAAATGTTCGTCGCGGGGTTCTCCGTCTCGTCTGGGGTGCTGCATATGCTCGGTGCACTCGTTGGCGCACCCATCGGGCTCTGGATGCTGCACACGGGTCGTGTTGACTGCGAGAACTGGGACGTCATTTCCCGCAACGAGTGGTTGCAGGAATACGAGTGGCTCTGCCCACCGTCGCGTCGCGAAGCCATTCAGCGGGAAGCGGCCATTGCGTACGATCCTGTGGCGGCGGCCTTGGCGAGCAAGCATTCGCAAGTCGATGCGAAATCCACCTACGCTCAACGGCAATCGGCGTCGGCCACGCCAGTGAAAACCAAGCGTGGGTTCCTTGGCAAGAAAAAGCGTGGCCCCAACGATGCTGCCGCAGCCGCTCAAGCCGCGATGACCGCGTCGCAATCGCACTCCGAGTTCAATCGCCTGTCGATGCTGCTACGACAAGCCCTCGCGAGCGGCAGTTTGAGCGTCGCCAACTCCCACTTTGCCAAGCTGGACCAACTCGCCATCGCCACGGGGTTGTCCGACAAGACCCTGTTTGACTTGGCCAAACTCTATGCCGCAGGGAAACAGTTCGTTCCCGCAGCGGGCCCACTGCAAATCATCGCTGACCGCGACGGTTCGCTGTCCAACGAAGCACGCTTGCGACTGGCCCAGATCCAGTTCAAAGTCATGCGCCGCGCCGATCTCGCGACGGCCTCCTTGAATCAAATTCATGTGGACGAGAAGAAGCCCACCGAGTCCCAGCAACAAACGCTTGCCCGCCGAGACCAACTGCTCACCCTGTGCCGAGCAGTCGCCACGCCTCCGTGACCGCCAACGACGATCCAATCCAAATCCATCTCCTCCATATGGTGCCAGCCACCTTCATTTGACTTTGCTGCGGCGATGCATACGATGCTTTTGTCTTGCCAATCCCTTTGGAGAGCAGAGCGATGCCGCGGCCTCAGCGATGTGAACAGTTTGATCCAAACGAAGTGGGAATCGTGCACGTGGTCCAGCGATGTGTGCGACGCGCCTTCCTCGCAGGGGTCGACCAAGCGACTGGCA
Protein-coding regions in this window:
- a CDS encoding nucleoside permease, translated to MQDAESNSQSAARWIVPSLSLMMFLQFFAWGAWFASLSAAMDSNLLGAFIGGAYEAAPLAAIFAPLFLGLVADRFFASERVMGSLMLVGGGIMLLIPGMAESASAFANETADAMRAAGTYDAEAFSASQAEENTAGKTLVWMILAYLLCYMPTLGLGNTIAFSNIPSQNDFPKIRVWGTIGWIAAGLTVGILGWSSSYNIFWLGAVSSLALGVLCFFLPHTPPPLKGKPMDMRSLFMVDAFALLKDWNFLIFAACSTLICIPLAYYYGMTATYLSQTGFAEPAATMTIGQMSEIIFMLLIPFFFRRLGVKVMILVGMACWVLRYALFAYGAPDQVTWMLLAAVALHGICYDFFFVTGFMYTDQKAPLGIRGQAQGLLVFLTQGVGMFFGYRIMAGGDLFGFIPLNLTFGNYGQQVTSSPTYVEALADARGESTSLSFLESFTQMFSRALPEGLDAGILAETMGQWKDFWLSPAIMAAIIFVVFAVTFWDRTETEPDAAEASAAEPVPSDTSV
- a CDS encoding rhomboid family intramembrane serine protease, with protein sequence MLFVPISTDAPIYHWPIATVSLIVANVLAFSVCVWGLVTGNIDYETLERFALSYETIHPVQWVTSVFLHAGPFHLMGNMFFLWAFGLIVEGKVGAWKFLLIYLGIAVGECVVEQLMMLVLVGEGYSLGASSAVFGLMMIALIWAPENDVECVLVFGLFLLIRAFAFEIKVVTLAMLFLFLQVVEMFVAGFSVSSGVLHMLGALVGAPIGLWMLHTGRVDCENWDVISRNEWLQEYEWLCPPSRREAIQREAAIAYDPVAAALASKHSQVDAKSTYAQRQSASATPVKTKRGFLGKKKRGPNDAAAAAQAAMTASQSHSEFNRLSMLLRQALASGSLSVANSHFAKLDQLAIATGLSDKTLFDLAKLYAAGKQFVPAAGPLQIIADRDGSLSNEARLRLAQIQFKVMRRADLATASLNQIHVDEKKPTESQQQTLARRDQLLTLCRAVATPP